GTCCGCGAGCGTGAGACCGTGTTTCTCCAGCAGCTCTCGCAGCACCGCCCGCGTTTTGGCCTGCTCGCCCCCGCTGGAGTTGCGGTACAAGTTGAGCAGCTTGCGCGCCTTGCGGACGGTCGCGTGCGGTTCGAGCGTCATGGCTGACCTCGCGCAGTGGGCGTCACGCCGCGCTTACAGGTCGAACTCGCTCGGGCTGATGCCCACCGCGTTGCAGGCTTCGCGCAGGGCTTTGCGTTCCAGTTCGTCGAAATGACCGTCGGCACCCCCGATGATCACGCCCACCTGAATGACCGCGCGCGCCTGATCGGGTTTGCCACGCAGCTTGGAGATCGCCTGAATCACTTCGACACGACCGAAATCGATGTCCGCCTCGAGTTTCTGGCAGTACCCGTCGAATTTCTGCTTCAGTTCACTTGCATTGAACACCTTCAGCACGTCGCTGGACATGATGAAGCCGGCGGTCTTCTGCTTCTCGGCCGGGTCGATGCTGCCGTCGGCGGCCGCGATCAGCGCGCAGACGGCCATGCTGGCATTGGCGAAGTCGTTGTTCTTGAATTTCGATACCTGCGTCTGCAAATTGCTCGAGAGGCTGCTGACGTTGTTCTTGAGGGAATTCCAGAAGCTCATGGTGTCTCCTTTGGTAAGTACGACCGTGACCGGCCCCGGGGTGCATCGAACCTAGTGCATCGAACACAGAAGCGGTATCGGGGAACTGGACCGAGTGTAACGCCCAACCATGACGGAATACGACGTGTCAGCCCAAAAGGATTCCGGCAGGGGAGGGCAGGTGAAGGCGGTCCGCCTACTGAGTGTCCGGTCATTGGGCGAACTCAGGCAGGCTCGCCGCGGCAAAATCCGGCGTGGTGGTACCGTACACCCGGGCGCGTTCCAGCACCTGCCGGGCCCAGTGGCGGTGCGTGGCCGGTTCGCACATCATGTCACCCATCCGGAAGACCGCCCGCGCGTCGGGGGAGAGGATGGCTTCTGCGGCTTCCACGTCGCTCAGGCTGACCGCGTACGCTGCCTCGATCACCGGAATCTGGTCGGGGTGAATGGCCGTCTTGCCAAACGTGCCGTGCAGCAGGTCCTCTCGCACTTCACGCCGCAGGGTCTCAAAGTCCTGGGTGAAGTCGTACACGGGCGCACTGACGTTCATGCCGAAAGGCCGAAAAACACTCACCAGCCGGTCGATCACCGCGCGCAGCGGTGTTTCGTAGGCCGTGACGCCACGCGTGCGGCGCATCCCCAGGATGTTCAGCAGGTCGTTGCCTCCCACGCGAATCGACAGCACGTCCGCGCGGTGTTCCAGAATCACGTCCCGCAGTTTCTCCATTTCGCTGTTCGAGAAGGCTTCGCGGGTTTCCACCGTGACCATGGAGGTAAAGGGCGTGCCGTCCAGCAGCCTGAAGTACTCCGGGGCGTTGTCGGCGGTGACTTTGGGCAGCACGAAACCATCGAGGTTGAACACCCCGGACAGGCGCAGGATCTGCGCGAGTACGCCCGGGTTGCGGGGCCGCACGAAGCGCAGCGGACGCCCGCCCTGACGGGGCGCGAATTCCAGCAGCGCCAGTTCGAGGTTGGCGAGGGCGCGCGGCAGGTGTTCTTCTCGCACGGCGTCCTCGGTGCACAGAATCACCGAGCGGGCCTGCGTGATCTTGCGACCGTTGCCGATCTCGGCGAGGTCACTGCGGTCGGCTGGAACGTACAGACTCGCGCCCAGTTGTAATGCCATGTTGTTCATGCGGTGCCTTTCTGCCTTCAGGGATCGGGTTCGACGCTGCGAATGAGGGCGCAGGCGCTGTACGGCATCACTCCCGGCCAGACCTGCACCGGCACCTGCCGCTCTTGCGCCAGGCTCAGCAGGTGCTGCACTTCGGGTGCGTGGGGGTCACGAAGAATCAGCACTTCCGGAGCGCGGCGCAGCAAAACCCGCGTGGCTTCACCTACCCCGGGCTTGACGTGGTTGACCGGACGTGGACCGGCGTGGTGTTGGACATCGTGCAGAAATGTCTGCGCCGCTTTGTATACGTCCTGGCCGGACAGCCGGTTTCCTTCGGGGGGTGCCTGACCGGGAAAGTGCAGGCTGACGGTGTCCACGAAGTGCCGGGTGACAT
The Deinococcus peraridilitoris DSM 19664 genome window above contains:
- a CDS encoding HpcH/HpaI aldolase/citrate lyase family protein — translated: MALQLGASLYVPADRSDLAEIGNGRKITQARSVILCTEDAVREEHLPRALANLELALLEFAPRQGGRPLRFVRPRNPGVLAQILRLSGVFNLDGFVLPKVTADNAPEYFRLLDGTPFTSMVTVETREAFSNSEMEKLRDVILEHRADVLSIRVGGNDLLNILGMRRTRGVTAYETPLRAVIDRLVSVFRPFGMNVSAPVYDFTQDFETLRREVREDLLHGTFGKTAIHPDQIPVIEAAYAVSLSDVEAAEAILSPDARAVFRMGDMMCEPATHRHWARQVLERARVYGTTTPDFAAASLPEFAQ
- a CDS encoding tellurite resistance TerB family protein → MSFWNSLKNNVSSLSSNLQTQVSKFKNNDFANASMAVCALIAAADGSIDPAEKQKTAGFIMSSDVLKVFNASELKQKFDGYCQKLEADIDFGRVEVIQAISKLRGKPDQARAVIQVGVIIGGADGHFDELERKALREACNAVGISPSEFDL